The nucleotide sequence ACAACGCGGGCATCAACCCGATCTATCCGCTGCACGAGATCGACGCCGGGCGCTGGAACGAAACACTGCAGATCAACCTCACCGCCTGCTTCATCCTGTCGCAGCGGGTGGTGCCCGGCATGCGGGAACGCGGCTGGGGCCGGCTGATTATGATGTCGTCGGTCGCCGCCCACATCGGCGGCGTGATCGGGCCGCATTATGCCGCCAGCAAGGCCGGCCAGCTCGGCCTGATGCGCAGCTACGCGCGCATGCTGGCCACCGAGGGCATCACCTCGAACGCGATCGCCCCGGCACTGATCGAGACCGACATGATCGCGGGCAACGACAACATCACGCCGGACCTGATCCCGGTCAAGCGCTTCGGCCGGGTCGACGAAATCTCGGACATGGTCGTGCATCTCGCGCGAAACGCCTACATGAACGGCCAGACCGTGAATATCGATGGCGGCCTGTATATGAGCTGATAAAGCACGACGCGGTAGCCGCGGACGAACGAACGCAGCATTAGCCCGGCGCGGCCGGGCGTGATTGAAGTGATCGGCTGTCGGTGGAAGCGGACTGTGGCCTTGCCTCGCGCGCTACGCCGACCGACGCCACAAGCCGTTGTGTCTTGCTGGATGTCGTCTTGCCCCTGGTTTGCGCATCGTTAACGCCTGTCGCGTTGAGCGACCGGGACCAACGCCCACTCATGCACAGAATCTGTGGATAAGCCCGTGGGTAGATCGTGCCGGCCCTCGTGGCGTCGGCGCGCGCGAAGAGTGATCGAATAATCGCCAGGCTGTTTCGCAATCGGGCGGTGGCCGGGGTGGGGTGCCCGATAAGTCGCATAATCGGGTAAAAATAAGGCCGACCGGTCGCTCGCCATCACCCGAAGAGTCAGACATGCCCGTTCATCGCCTGCCCACGTTCGGTCATCCACACCAGCCGCTGCTCGACGGGGTCACGCCGATCCAGCGGCTCGCACGTTTGGAAGACAGCCTCGGGCGTGCCGGCCGTGGCATCGAAATCCACGTCAAACGCGACGACCACATGAGCCTGGGCGGCGGTGGCAACAAGCTGCGCAAGCTCGAATTTCTGTTGGGCCGGGCGCGGGCCGAGGGCGTCGACACGGTGATTACCGTCGGCGGGCTGCAATCCAACCATGCCCGGTTGACCGCCGCCGCCTGTGCCCGGCTCGGCCTGGCTTGCGAACTCGTGCTCACCCGCGTGGTGCCGCGCGCCGATCCCGACTACGAGACTAGCGGCAACATCCTGCTCAACCGCCTGTTCGATGCCCGGATCCAGATCCACGCCGGCGATGTGGACGCCCTCGAGGAAGCCTGGACG is from Salinisphaera sp. LB1 and encodes:
- a CDS encoding SDR family NAD(P)-dependent oxidoreductase, which encodes MDDIHDRVALVTGASRGIGRGAAIALGHAGCRVALGYNRSADAARATAAEIEAAGGRAIAVQADMADHDALNVMVDTVESELGPVEILVNNAGINPIYPLHEIDAGRWNETLQINLTACFILSQRVVPGMRERGWGRLIMMSSVAAHIGGVIGPHYAASKAGQLGLMRSYARMLATEGITSNAIAPALIETDMIAGNDNITPDLIPVKRFGRVDEISDMVVHLARNAYMNGQTVNIDGGLYMS